Part of the Bos taurus isolate L1 Dominette 01449 registration number 42190680 breed Hereford chromosome 1, ARS-UCD2.0, whole genome shotgun sequence genome is shown below.
tattaaatacttttaattaaaatccCTTTCCAATTTAAATCATTTAGAAATATCTGTATTCTTAGGAATGTTGAAGTCATGATCAATACTAGAGAAAAAGGCTGAACTATTACATCCACCAGCCCCAAAGGGGTCCTGATAGTACTAACAGTCTGGGCAGAAGGGCATGTAAACAACAAAAGACAGCACAGACAATGCCGGAAGATTACAGGATAAACTGATTCCTAGCACTTAATTCTTTCAAGGTCAAATCAATATTTTCAGTGATctaaaacaaatctaaaaaatGCTGACATATTTATACTCCAGTAAAAGAGTAAACACTCATTATTCTTAATAACCCAAACTCAGCTAGTCCTAATATAACCATGCTATTCCATAATGGGCATTTGGTTTTAGGAGACAGAGACATAGTTAAATAATGTAAATGATATTCTCTCTTGgtgtcagtttaaaaaaatcaattacttGGGGGTCCCATCTAGTAAGATTGGTTCCGCAAAGTAACACACATAAGGAAAACCAAGCTTTGGTGACAGTTTTTTTCCCTGGATTTAAAAGCACTGTGTGGTACCCCACAATCACAGGTTGGTGATTCTCAGATGTGCACTTGGAAATCTAGTAAATTGTTTCTGTGAGCCAGAAGTACCAGAGTTTTATCTGCTGCTCTATGAATATGCTCTTCAGTGTGTACCGCTTTAAACTGAAAGGATCAATTCCATTTTCTGAGAAGATTCTCAAATAAAAGTACATACCAATTTGAAGAGTGCTGACTACCTTTATACAGTAATAAAGTTATCTGAtagatgaaaataaaacacagaataaaaaaaagtttcaatgctttttctttttaaatgtctacaccccccccaaaaaaaaaaaaaaccacctcccAAGAAATGTTTCAGACAGActttatatacaatttatatatatatatatatatatattttgttaaattatcTCTGTCATAAACTGCAGCAGATTGTACTTTTGGGGGGACAAAACAATTAAACATCATCGCTCCTTTCCAGTTGTTGCACAAAGAAACAAAGTCTGAGACTCTAAGATCCTTTTCTTCCAGCACAGAAATATACTCACTTTTAAAAGCTGAACACAATGCACTAAAAGGTCAAGGTCAATACAAACACAAACAGGAACAGAATATGAGTTCATCCTTGAAGGACACTTGTTATGAATTTGCTACAACTAAATAAGATGTTCCTTAGTTGCTGGTTTTCATATCATTCTTAACCATTTGTGGGTATTCAGATCACTAAATTATTGAGTCTCTTGTACATTCGATACAACTAATGTTTACAGATCTTCACAAGGCAAATGGCACTGTATTAGGCAGTATAAGCGGCACCTGAAAATCAAAACACTATAGGCTGACACTTTCACTACAGATTTAAGTTATAAACCCTattactgctttctttttttggcatgtTTCTCACAATAAATGTCAAAGCTGATATGAATAATCCCAAAGGTAATGAAACTGAATTTGCCTTTGGTCTCCAAATAGACTGGAATACTAATTCCAATCGAAGCACCTCAAAAACATCCAGTTACTGTTGATTACAAGGAAGTTAAGAAGGTGGAGGAATTTAACAGGGCACTGCGTTTCACTGGTGACAGCAGAGAAAGCTTGCAATGACATGCTACGTTTTTTAATGTTAGGGGCACTGGAGTACACATAAGAAtacttaaaacatttattatattaaagATCCCCCAAACAATATACCTAAATCCcagaaaaaaatgttatgaaTACTGTTTCTGCCTAATACATTAACCaacgttttaaaaaaataatccaacaTGGGAATCCTCTCCTactcacaccccccacccccaacctcccaAAAGGCCACAAAGTGCATTCACAAAGAGTCATTCTTAAGATAAAGCCATTGCACACAATGCACAGTTCATGTGTACTGAAATGAGTACCACACTGGAGTTCAATGGTATAAGCTTCATACACCAGTATAGCAACAACCATGAGCAAAAGTCTTTAATATTATAGACTTACAGCAAGTATCTTCACAAGGGCCATacatataatacagtattaaaaGGTGCAGTTGATCTCAACAGCAAAATGTAAAAGCTATCTCTTGTTAATACACTTAATCTGAATTAACTTGCATTTTTTTATGATTTACCATTCAAGAAATTAGGATGGAATAAATTTCTTATGCAAAGTAGTTTGTTCATTTATAAAACTATAAGTCAATTAGGATCACTATCCACTCAATCAGATAACAGAGGCCCTTCTTCTATAAATGTTTATGCTGCCCTGGATACTTATATAATGTTGCCTTAAGAAGAAAAACACCTTTTAAAGGCAAAGCTGAAAACTACCATTTTCTCTACTAAATAACGCAATGTATGAAGATCTTCCAGAAATAATCCAAAGGTTCAAATTCTTAATGTGAAACCAGAGAAAGATCTAGAAgcagtacattttttttcactttaagaaaatgaTACCTAGGTATGATGGGTGATAATTCAACTTCATAATTAATAAGTCACTGAAGAGACACTGCATTCATTCATGTATCATTAGGTTAGACAAGATAAGAGAACATGCTCAAGTTGTCAAAATGGCCAAGATCAACATTTTGCTGGCTTATTTTGTCCCAATCTATTACCATTTGAGTTGATACACTGGGCAATTTTAGTGTTCACACTGGGCTAAACATAACACACCTGTGagcagtagaaaccaacacatttTTAAACTAAAAGCAAGCACAATATTTAGATACTACTTCTTTTGTCAAAAACAGTGACTACTAATACCAAAcaattaactttaaaatacagTGCCAAATCCTCTCAAGGAAATGTAAATACTAGTATTGTTACTTTCCAATTTCATAGGAACTATACAGAAGTGGGATGTTAGAAATTTACAACCGTTAATACTTTCTTTGGATAGTTCTAGTATATAGTTACGGATGGCTTTGTCTAGAAGACTGGAAAAGTGCTCATGGAATAAACACTGTACTCTGGTTGCCATAAATCAACAAAATGCCAATAGTATCCTGTGGCTGTGACAGAGAAAATGGCAATTTTGAGGAAGGAGTGCTTCTAAAGGCTTTTTCTTGGAGGCAGCCAcggttttttccccccacattACTAAAAAGACTAAGTAATGTGGTTACAATTACTTTAATTCCTACAAGCAAACTTCCACTTAGGCATAGTTCCATGTTCCCACGCTATTTTCCTTCTGTCCGCCATGCTGGCTTTGGTGCTCCATGGTCCAATTTCTCTTTTGGTCTTCCCTCTTTACAGCGTAGCAGTTTGGCGGTGCTATCCATTGAGCAGGTAGACCACCAACTCATAGGTGGCCATCATAATGGCTGTGTTTGGAATCTGTCTCACCAGATGAGTTGTCAGACCACGGTAAAGAGACCCATAGCCTTCTTCTTGAACAAGCAAAGATAATGTCTGAAAAAAGGATCTATACTTTGTTCCCTCTTCACGCAGTCTTGTTCTTACAACTTCtgtataggggaaaaaaaaaagtcattttatgtaaaatgttaataatatctTTATACCCTCCTAATATTGAGCACATTCCATTTATTAGATTGTAAGCGTGAGCTCAGAATAAGCGaggagtgatttttttaaatgtaacttaCTGACACTAGTTATTTTAACAACACCAAACTCCTAAGTTAGCTAGCTAAAATCAtgcatattaattataaaatttcataGGTTCCTGAATGGAACCTATGAAAGAAGACAGAATAAACAAAAGTATCTGCTGCATACTAGATATagataaaagggagaaaagatgtgattaaaaaaaaaaggtagaacaggaatgattaaaaaaaaaggtagaacaGGAAAGAGATTACAGGTGGTATCAAAGATGAAcagaggacttgcctggtggtatactggataggaatctgcctgccaatgcaggggccatgggtttgatccctggtcgggacacattccacatgccaaggaacaactaagcctgcgtgctgcaactactgagccatgtgcacctagagcctgcgctccacaacaAGGAAGACAGCGCAATGAAAAGCCCCCGAGCTCACCAAAACCATGAGCAGcctctgctcgccacaactaggaAAGCTCTCATGCAGCAACAAACATAAACaaatcttagggggaaaaaaagccttaTGCTACTCATACATATTAAACCCCATTATGATGAACTGTATTGTTatactataattcaataaaatggtAAAATGTTCTAATAAATGGGCCACTGGCTGAAGTGGGAAAATATTTCAGAGTTAATGGATTTACTCATACAcattcagggtttccctggtggctcagtgtgaagaattctcctgccaatgcaggaaatgtgggttcaagccctgggttgggaagatcgcctagagaaggaaactgcaacccactacaggctggatggcatcactgactcaatggacgtgagtctgggtgaactctgggagttggtgatggacagggaggcctggcgtgctgggactcatggggtcgcaaagagtcggacacaactgagcgactgaactgaactgaactgaacagtattcttgcctgggaaaccccatggaaagtagtgcctggcaggctacaaagacttggacatgactgagagtcatgcgaagagctggacatgactgagcaactgagtaacaACATACATCATCCCGTCTTCCTACCGTGTGGATATGCTATACTCGTGGCACATGTTTTTGAGGTGGCGGCAGCTAGCATCATTCCCACAAAATCGGACACTTCTTTTACAGACTCTTCTTCATTTTCCATTGTAGAAGCAATCTTATATTCCAGTAGTTTTTGCTTaatactttcatatataacaaaaTGGATAACAGTCTCTGATATGCCAGCATATGAAGCAGACATGCCCCTATAAAATCCTCTAAGTCCATCTGTCTGATACACTTTACGGACACACTCGAAAGCACCCATTCGCTTTTCCCCACGGTTCctgaaaagcaaaaaggaaaaaaatcttattaacATAAAGTAGTACaggtttttaaataaagtaaatacaATATACAGGAAGAGGCCACTATAGTCAAGAGTAACCCTCTTTAATTCATGAGGAAGTACaaatgagaatttaaaaacaTCTAGAGTTCCTATTCTTTTGTCTCAAATCTGTCACATCAGACAGATAACTTATAAGGTAGTTTATTTTACTGAATGCAAAACACACTACATTGAATCTCCAGTTTCATTGAAGTTTGTATTGTAGGAATAAGCAACAAAATCCACCATGACTGCAgctcaagagaaaaacaaaataaaaacccctCACATTATATTAAATGCAGTTCTAAGTTGAGAAGATTTCTTTAGCATTTAATAACACATAAAAAGAATGACTGAGACACCAATGACAACAGAATATTAAGAAGTACAATTAAGGTAATTTCAGTGCACCTGAGGGATTCTTCCAAGCCCACCCAATTTCTCCCCAAAAGTCACTGGGTGAATTTAAGTCAAATTTTCTATGATCCTTTGAAGGTAATGGCTGTCTCTTTTACCTCAGTAAATAGTGAATGAGGACTTCTACAGttatcaagtatttattgagcactgtgCCCAAGACAACTTTCTTAGTGCTGCTTAAGGGTGCAGCATCTACTCTTGGATATAATTTTgagttcataaaaatatttattaccttCATTATGATTCCCTCAATAGAACTTTATCTGTAAGAAATGGGTTTAAACTCTACCCAcagggaaagaaatagaaaagttgactgtttataaattatatacaatCTGCTTATGa
Proteins encoded:
- the SLC25A36 gene encoding solute carrier family 25 member 36 isoform X1, translated to MSQRDTLVHLFAGGCGGTVGAILTCPLEVVKTRLQSSSVTLYISEVQLSTMAGASVNRVVSPGPLHCLKAIYFAAYSNCKEKLNGLFDPDSTQVHMISAAMAGFTAITATNPIWLIKTRLQLDARNRGEKRMGAFECVRKVYQTDGLRGFYRGMSASYAGISETVIHFVIYESIKQKLLEYKIASTMENEEESVKEVSDFVGMMLAAATSKTCATSIAYPHEVVRTRLREEGTKYRSFFQTLSLLVQEEGYGSLYRGLTTHLVRQIPNTAIMMATYELVVYLLNG
- the SLC25A36 gene encoding solute carrier family 25 member 36 isoform X2, with protein sequence MAGASVNRVVSPGPLHCLKVILEKEGPRSLFRGLGPNLVGVAPSRAIYFAAYSNCKEKLNGLFDPDSTQVHMISAAMAGFTAITATNPIWLIKTRLQLDARNRGEKRMGAFECVRKVYQTDGLRGFYRGMSASYAGISETVIHFVIYESIKQKLLEYKIASTMENEEESVKEVSDFVGMMLAAATSKTCATSIAYPHEVVRTRLREEGTKYRSFFQTLSLLVQEEGYGSLYRGLTTHLVRQIPNTAIMMATYELVVYLLNG
- the SLC25A36 gene encoding solute carrier family 25 member 36, which encodes MSQRDTLVHLFAGGCGGTVGAILTCPLEVVKTRLQSSSVTLYISEVQLSTMAGASVNRVVSPGPLHCLKVILEKEGPRSLFRGLGPNLVGVAPSRAIYFAAYSNCKEKLNGLFDPDSTQVHMISAAMAGFTAITATNPIWLIKTRLQLDARNRGEKRMGAFECVRKVYQTDGLRGFYRGMSASYAGISETVIHFVIYESIKQKLLEYKIASTMENEEESVKEVSDFVGMMLAAATSKTCATSIAYPHEVVRTRLREEGTKYRSFFQTLSLLVQEEGYGSLYRGLTTHLVRQIPNTAIMMATYELVVYLLNG